In Paenibacillus guangzhouensis, a single window of DNA contains:
- a CDS encoding GIY-YIG nuclease family protein, which translates to MMERQSRKQLAKQVGQTLRPMGVYQIKNMVNGKILIGSSMYLDSIWNRHTFQLKMGSHMNKGLQQDWNQHGEDAFQFEVLEQLKPSTETFMDEAELKEYESEIKVLEELWVEKLQPYGDQGYLSVPRAKR; encoded by the coding sequence ATGATGGAGAGACAATCACGTAAGCAGCTTGCGAAGCAGGTTGGACAGACGCTACGCCCGATGGGCGTGTATCAGATTAAGAACATGGTGAATGGCAAAATTTTGATCGGCAGTAGCATGTATTTGGATTCGATTTGGAACCGCCATACCTTTCAGTTGAAGATGGGATCTCATATGAATAAAGGACTGCAGCAGGATTGGAACCAACATGGAGAGGACGCGTTCCAATTCGAAGTATTGGAGCAGTTGAAGCCATCTACAGAGACATTTATGGACGAGGCGGAGCTGAAGGAATACGAATCGGAGATTAAAGTATTGGAAGAATTGTGGGTTGAGAAGCTTCAGCCCTACGGGGATCAAGGGTATCTCAGCGTTCCTCGGGCGAAAAGATAG
- a CDS encoding SDR family oxidoreductase, producing MIAILGATGTIGNALLRRLTALELPVRALSRDPERLRAQISDMDLSRTEICAADANDPNSMRAALQGVTQLFLALSNSPGQVTLETSIIRIAVQAGVEHIVKISSPVYDPRSPVAVAGWHAEIELALAESGLKYTVLRPYAFMQNLLKQATPIRAQGVFFGCIGDSPSNFVDCRDIADVAAAALTNPEVAGRVYTLTGARTFTYPQIAEQLTTLMDRPIRFVNLPPEALRSDLIERGHMPPWLAEHVVEIQTMSTIIPETPTDTVERILGRAPRTLEAFLQENISCFQPRR from the coding sequence ATGATCGCAATTTTAGGAGCAACAGGAACCATCGGTAATGCACTTTTAAGACGACTTACAGCGCTTGAGCTACCCGTACGGGCTTTAAGCCGAGATCCGGAAAGACTTCGGGCGCAAATCTCAGATATGGATCTGTCTCGCACAGAGATTTGCGCGGCGGATGCGAATGACCCTAATTCGATGCGCGCAGCCCTGCAAGGCGTCACGCAGCTCTTCCTTGCGCTATCAAACAGTCCAGGGCAAGTGACACTTGAGACATCAATCATTCGGATCGCCGTGCAGGCGGGAGTCGAGCATATCGTCAAAATTTCAAGTCCCGTCTATGACCCCCGCTCCCCTGTCGCCGTCGCTGGCTGGCATGCGGAAATCGAGCTGGCATTAGCGGAATCCGGTCTGAAATATACCGTGCTGCGGCCATACGCATTCATGCAAAATCTATTGAAGCAAGCTACGCCGATCCGGGCACAAGGGGTGTTCTTCGGCTGTATCGGCGATTCCCCTAGCAACTTCGTCGACTGCCGCGATATTGCCGACGTCGCCGCCGCTGCGCTGACGAATCCTGAGGTCGCCGGCCGCGTCTATACGCTGACAGGCGCTAGAACCTTCACCTATCCGCAGATCGCCGAGCAATTGACGACGCTGATGGATCGCCCGATCCGCTTCGTCAATTTACCGCCTGAGGCGCTGCGCAGCGATCTGATCGAGCGCGGACATATGCCGCCGTGGCTCGCAGAACATGTCGTAGAAATCCAGACGATGTCGACCATCATCCCGGAGACACCGACGGATACCGTCGAACGCATCTTAGGTAGAGCGCCGCGGACACTCGAAGCTTTTTTACAAGAGAACATCTCTTGTTTTCAGCCGAGACGATAA
- a CDS encoding MarR family winged helix-turn-helix transcriptional regulator: MANQYHESADMQLIPTLAQTKRQVDRYGLDVDAQAVLVAARLMTAGAKLGHAADIHFSRFGLSTGRYRLLADLEDNEGEVLPSQLAENLGVTRATVTGLIDILERDGLVSRRTSSLDGRQKSVLLTELGAKKLRDMAAEHYARLEAMVSDLTIEERTVFLDLLGRITQGISALTDESIASSESKP, encoded by the coding sequence ATGGCCAATCAATATCATGAATCAGCTGACATGCAACTTATCCCTACCCTTGCACAGACAAAGCGTCAGGTCGACCGTTATGGTCTAGACGTGGACGCACAAGCCGTGCTCGTAGCTGCAAGGCTGATGACCGCCGGCGCCAAGCTGGGACATGCCGCGGACATCCATTTCTCCCGATTCGGGTTATCGACAGGACGATATCGACTGCTAGCAGACCTCGAAGATAACGAAGGTGAAGTGCTGCCCTCGCAGCTGGCGGAGAATCTAGGCGTGACACGCGCCACAGTTACAGGTTTAATCGACATTCTAGAACGAGATGGACTCGTGTCCCGGCGAACAAGCTCCCTAGACGGCCGTCAAAAATCGGTCCTCTTGACGGAGCTTGGCGCGAAGAAACTGCGCGACATGGCTGCAGAGCACTACGCTAGGCTCGAAGCGATGGTCAGCGACCTGACCATCGAGGAACGCACGGTGTTCCTCGATCTGCTGGGACGCATCACGCAAGGCATCTCAGCGCTGACGGACGAATCCATAGCATCATCAGAATCCAAACCATAA
- the aspT gene encoding aspartate-alanine antiporter has product MGMQWVHDLFEKYPELAVFLTLGVGYAVGRIKIGSFSIGAVTGVLLTGVLVGQLDITISPTVKSIFFLLFLFAMGYRVGPQFVHGLKKDGLPQVLFAAIVCVTGLAAAYAAARILGYNPGQGAGLLAGALTQSAVIGVASDAINGLGLAAAEQKSMISFVVVGYAITYIFGTAGAAWFLSAMGPKILGINLADECKKLEKEVGVTQENQEISSGYRFNVYRAYVVENPHYIGETVDAIEQRFKAQDKRIFILRIKTRLGMVDAKPNMRLEAGDVVVIGMTKRNMDHFVDDVIGEELFDEALFEFPIETLEVVVTSKAVIGMTPHDLSFKMLSRGVYISALKRQGEELPMRHTELHRGDVIVIVGPQATVESIVKRIGYAAHKTSETDMIFVGFGVLLGGLIGIPTAHIAGIPISLTTSGGALIMGLIFGWLRSLHPTFGRIPEGAVWVFNNVGLTTFVAVVGISAGPGFVSGIKQSGLSMFIAGIFVTLIPLLVGLLIGKYFFKFHPAITLGACAGAQTTTAAIGAITEVAKSQVPVLGYTVTYAIGNILLTIWGAIIVALL; this is encoded by the coding sequence ATGGGCATGCAATGGGTGCATGATTTGTTTGAGAAATATCCGGAACTGGCGGTATTCCTTACCTTAGGCGTCGGCTACGCGGTTGGCCGAATTAAGATTGGTTCGTTCAGCATCGGGGCGGTGACGGGTGTTCTGCTAACCGGCGTGCTCGTCGGCCAATTGGATATTACGATCTCGCCAACCGTCAAATCGATCTTTTTCCTGCTCTTCCTGTTCGCGATGGGGTATCGCGTTGGCCCGCAATTCGTGCATGGCCTGAAGAAGGATGGGCTGCCGCAGGTGTTATTCGCTGCAATCGTCTGTGTCACAGGTCTCGCAGCTGCTTATGCTGCTGCGCGTATTTTGGGATACAACCCGGGACAAGGTGCTGGTCTCCTCGCAGGGGCACTGACCCAATCGGCTGTCATTGGGGTTGCTTCGGATGCGATCAATGGGCTGGGGCTTGCCGCAGCCGAACAGAAATCGATGATCAGCTTCGTCGTCGTCGGATATGCGATAACATACATATTTGGAACCGCCGGCGCGGCATGGTTCTTATCGGCAATGGGGCCGAAAATTCTAGGCATTAATCTGGCCGATGAATGTAAGAAGCTTGAAAAAGAAGTTGGTGTGACGCAAGAGAACCAAGAGATTAGCTCAGGTTACCGCTTCAATGTCTACCGTGCCTATGTTGTGGAGAATCCGCACTATATTGGAGAGACCGTCGATGCAATTGAGCAGCGCTTCAAGGCGCAGGATAAGCGAATATTCATTCTCCGTATCAAGACAAGACTCGGGATGGTTGACGCGAAGCCGAACATGCGCCTTGAAGCTGGGGACGTCGTCGTCATCGGCATGACGAAGCGCAATATGGATCATTTCGTTGACGATGTGATTGGCGAAGAATTGTTCGATGAAGCGTTGTTCGAGTTCCCGATTGAGACGCTGGAGGTTGTGGTGACGAGCAAGGCTGTGATCGGCATGACGCCCCATGACCTGTCCTTCAAAATGCTGTCTCGCGGCGTCTACATTTCCGCGCTGAAGCGCCAAGGGGAGGAATTACCGATGCGGCATACGGAGCTGCATCGCGGAGATGTGATCGTGATTGTCGGTCCCCAGGCGACAGTAGAGTCCATCGTCAAGCGGATCGGGTATGCTGCCCACAAAACGAGTGAGACGGATATGATCTTCGTCGGATTCGGTGTACTGCTGGGCGGCTTGATCGGGATTCCGACGGCGCATATTGCAGGGATTCCGATCAGTCTTACGACCAGCGGCGGTGCCCTCATCATGGGGCTGATCTTCGGTTGGCTGCGTTCCTTGCACCCAACTTTTGGCCGCATTCCGGAAGGAGCCGTCTGGGTGTTCAATAATGTCGGACTTACGACCTTCGTTGCGGTTGTTGGCATCTCGGCCGGTCCCGGCTTCGTCTCGGGTATTAAGCAGTCGGGTCTCAGCATGTTCATCGCGGGTATCTTCGTAACCTTGATTCCGCTGCTCGTCGGACTGCTCATCGGCAAGTATTTCTTCAAATTTCATCCGGCGATTACGCTCGGCGCTTGCGCCGGAGCACAGACGACAACGGCTGCGATCGGAGCGATTACCGAAGTCGCGAAGAGCCAGGTTCCGGTGCTGGGTTATACGGTGACGTATGCGATCGGGAATATTCTGCTGACCATCTGGGGCGCCATCATCGTCGCACTGCTTTGA
- the aspD gene encoding aspartate 4-decarboxylase produces MTDNMQRREIEERYGKLSPFELKDRLISYAEEGSRKSTKIMLNAGRGNPNWIASTPRDAFFTLGHYAVTEAKLTWEDGDLAGMAKKPGIYNRFMAYADAHPGYPGMDFLRQAVEFGIVTQNFDPDAWVHELVDGIIGDNYPVPDRMLRHMEEVVNDYIIQEVYGDRDIGKFHLFAVEGATAAMCYLFDTLVANSLLHPGDRIAIMVPIFTPYLEVPHLPRYHFDTVEIHASELREDGSHTWQYPSSELDKLKDPTIKALFIVNPSNPPSVAIRPETVHELKRIVSNHNPELMIISDDVYCTFVQEFRSLMTELPYNTVGVYSFSKYFGVTGWRLGVVAVHEHNVFDDRLKNLPRVEIDRLAVRYGALTEHPEEVRFIDRMVADSRAVALNHTAGLSTPQQVQMALFSIFALLDREDVYKKQTMEICRRRQRLLFEGLGVELREDPYDAAYYFELDLMEWAQRKYGQSFANFLMTNYSSLDLLFRLAEEHSIVLLNGGGFRGPEWSVRFSLANLDDEAYLHIGQMVRQTFESYVAAWKASEHS; encoded by the coding sequence ATGACTGACAATATGCAGCGTCGCGAGATCGAGGAGCGGTATGGCAAGCTCAGTCCGTTCGAGCTCAAAGATAGATTAATTAGCTATGCAGAAGAAGGCTCTAGAAAGAGTACCAAGATCATGTTAAATGCGGGGCGCGGGAATCCGAATTGGATCGCCAGCACCCCGCGGGATGCCTTCTTCACCTTAGGCCATTACGCCGTAACGGAGGCAAAGTTGACATGGGAGGATGGCGACTTGGCTGGCATGGCGAAGAAACCGGGGATCTATAATCGCTTCATGGCGTATGCTGACGCACATCCAGGCTACCCCGGCATGGACTTCTTGCGGCAAGCGGTTGAATTTGGGATTGTTACTCAGAATTTCGATCCGGACGCTTGGGTGCATGAACTCGTGGATGGGATTATCGGCGACAATTATCCGGTACCTGACCGGATGCTCCGCCATATGGAAGAGGTTGTTAACGATTATATTATCCAGGAAGTGTACGGTGACAGAGACATCGGTAAATTCCATCTCTTCGCTGTTGAAGGGGCGACCGCCGCCATGTGCTATCTCTTCGATACTTTAGTGGCCAATAGCCTGCTCCATCCGGGAGATCGGATTGCGATCATGGTCCCAATCTTCACGCCGTATCTTGAGGTGCCGCATCTGCCAAGATATCACTTCGACACAGTTGAGATCCATGCGTCCGAGCTGCGGGAGGATGGATCGCATACGTGGCAATACCCGTCCTCGGAGCTGGACAAGCTAAAGGATCCGACGATCAAAGCATTGTTTATCGTTAATCCGAGTAATCCGCCATCGGTCGCAATTCGTCCGGAGACGGTCCATGAATTGAAGAGAATTGTCTCGAACCACAATCCGGAACTGATGATTATTTCAGATGATGTGTACTGTACGTTCGTTCAAGAGTTCCGGTCCTTGATGACGGAGCTGCCATACAATACAGTCGGTGTCTATTCGTTCTCAAAGTATTTTGGTGTGACGGGCTGGCGCCTTGGCGTGGTGGCCGTGCATGAACACAATGTGTTCGACGACAGGTTAAAAAACCTACCCAGAGTCGAAATCGACCGGCTTGCCGTCCGTTATGGCGCGTTAACGGAGCACCCAGAAGAGGTGCGATTCATTGATCGGATGGTCGCGGACAGCCGTGCGGTCGCCTTGAACCATACGGCGGGACTATCCACGCCGCAGCAGGTGCAAATGGCGCTCTTCTCCATCTTCGCCTTGCTGGACCGCGAGGACGTCTATAAGAAGCAGACGATGGAGATCTGCCGCAGAAGACAGCGGCTGCTGTTCGAAGGGCTGGGGGTGGAGCTGCGCGAAGATCCGTATGATGCGGCCTATTATTTCGAGCTTGATTTGATGGAGTGGGCGCAGCGGAAGTATGGACAGTCGTTCGCTAACTTCTTAATGACGAATTATTCCTCGCTCGATTTGTTGTTCCGGTTGGCCGAGGAGCATTCGATCGTGCTCTTGAACGGCGGCGGGTTCCGTGGGCCAGAATGGTCTGTGCGGTTCTCCCTTGCTAATCTTGATGATGAGGCCTACCTGCATATCGGACAGATGGTTCGGCAGACGTTCGAATCGTATGTCGCTGCTTGGAAGGCATCCGAGCATTCGTGA
- the hrpB gene encoding ATP-dependent helicase HrpB, whose translation MNSLPIHAAIPELREALKIHQNTVLVAAPGAGKTTQVPLALVDEAWLEGRKIIMLEPRRIAARASARFMAKSRGEQVGETVGYRVRHDTRVGPKTRIEVVTEGVLTRMLQEDPMLSDVGLVIFDEFHERSLHADLGLALTLEAQSVFREDLRILVMSATLDAEPVADLLGDAPVITSEGRVFPVETVYSDRRSDVRMEEAVGAAVIRALGQDEGDILVFLPGAGEIHRTARWLEERVRMMPQRVRIAPLYGGLTQEEQDAALLPSESGERKVVLSTSIAETSLTVEGVRVVIDCGYMRVPRFSPRTGMSRLETVRVSRAAADQRRGRAGRVAPGTCYRLWTVAEDRELAARTTPEMLEADLAPLVLELAVWGTSPAALRWLDAPPAPALAQARELLRWLGALDAQGAATAHGRSLAALPLHPRLAHMVRCAGPLGRATLACELAALLSERDIARSGGAGTGTGAGVAPLPGADMRLRVEALRSAAPPQLAVDAAACRRVRAEAAALQRQLDAPADRAGGDALADCGVLLAFAYPDRIAERRPDGRYLLRSGRGAMLPGLEPLSQAPYLALAELADYGVDSRIQLAAPLALSDLERHFADQIEEERIVAWDADARAVRARRRVRFGAIALKETPLPDPDPDDVLHALLQGIAQEGLRVLPWSKAAAQFRERLQFMHKHEPADWPDATDQGLCSTLAEWLGPHSYGMKKLSDLNQLNMIQILESMLSWEQRRELDDCAPTHITVPSGSRIPVDYSTPEAPILAVRLQEMFGLQDTPRIAHGRVPLTLHLLSPAQRPVQVTRDLGSFWREAYFEVRKDLKGRYPKHYWPDDPSAAIPTNRVRPRT comes from the coding sequence GTGAATAGTTTGCCTATACATGCAGCGATTCCTGAATTGAGAGAAGCGCTTAAGATACATCAGAATACCGTTCTTGTCGCTGCGCCGGGCGCCGGCAAGACGACGCAAGTTCCGCTGGCGCTGGTGGATGAGGCATGGCTGGAGGGCCGAAAAATCATTATGCTGGAGCCAAGGCGTATTGCAGCAAGAGCATCGGCACGGTTTATGGCTAAATCCAGAGGGGAACAGGTTGGAGAGACGGTAGGATACCGCGTTCGCCATGATACACGTGTCGGTCCGAAGACGCGAATCGAAGTGGTGACCGAAGGGGTTCTTACTCGTATGCTGCAGGAGGATCCGATGTTATCCGATGTCGGCCTTGTGATCTTCGATGAGTTCCATGAACGAAGCCTGCATGCGGACCTTGGGCTTGCACTCACGCTGGAAGCGCAAAGTGTGTTTCGTGAGGACCTGCGGATTCTCGTCATGTCTGCGACGCTCGATGCAGAGCCTGTTGCGGACTTGTTAGGGGATGCACCTGTTATTACGAGCGAAGGCCGCGTGTTTCCCGTGGAGACGGTCTATTCGGACCGCCGCAGTGATGTTCGGATGGAAGAGGCGGTTGGCGCTGCAGTCATTCGCGCTTTAGGGCAGGATGAAGGAGACATACTCGTCTTCTTGCCGGGCGCAGGCGAGATTCATCGAACCGCGCGTTGGCTGGAAGAACGCGTAAGGATGATGCCTCAACGTGTTCGCATTGCGCCGTTATACGGTGGACTTACGCAGGAAGAGCAAGATGCAGCCCTGCTCCCGAGCGAGTCGGGAGAGCGTAAGGTCGTACTCTCAACCTCGATTGCCGAAACGAGTCTTACGGTCGAGGGTGTTCGTGTCGTCATCGACTGCGGTTATATGCGCGTGCCGCGGTTCTCGCCGCGAACGGGCATGTCGCGGCTCGAGACGGTGCGCGTCTCCCGCGCGGCCGCGGATCAACGGCGCGGGCGGGCTGGGCGCGTCGCGCCCGGGACCTGCTACCGTTTATGGACGGTAGCGGAAGATCGCGAGCTGGCGGCGCGTACGACGCCGGAGATGCTCGAAGCCGATCTTGCACCGCTCGTGCTCGAGCTGGCGGTGTGGGGCACGAGCCCTGCGGCGCTGCGCTGGCTCGATGCGCCGCCCGCGCCGGCACTGGCGCAAGCGCGCGAGCTGCTGCGCTGGCTCGGCGCGCTCGACGCGCAGGGCGCCGCGACCGCGCACGGGCGCAGCCTCGCAGCGCTGCCGCTGCACCCGCGGCTCGCGCACATGGTACGCTGCGCGGGGCCGCTCGGCCGCGCCACGCTCGCGTGCGAGCTCGCCGCGCTGCTCAGCGAGCGCGACATCGCGCGCAGCGGCGGCGCTGGCACGGGCACGGGCGCTGGCGTAGCGCCGCTGCCCGGCGCCGACATGCGGCTGCGCGTCGAGGCGTTGCGCAGCGCGGCCCCGCCGCAGCTCGCGGTCGACGCGGCCGCGTGCCGCCGCGTGCGCGCCGAAGCGGCTGCGCTGCAGCGGCAGCTGGACGCGCCGGCGGACCGCGCCGGGGGCGATGCGCTCGCCGATTGCGGCGTGCTGCTCGCCTTCGCGTACCCGGACCGCATCGCGGAGCGGCGGCCGGATGGCCGCTACCTGCTGCGCTCCGGGCGCGGCGCGATGCTGCCAGGGCTAGAGCCGCTGTCGCAGGCGCCGTACCTCGCGCTGGCAGAGCTCGCCGACTACGGCGTGGACAGCCGCATCCAGCTGGCGGCGCCGCTTGCGCTATCGGATCTGGAGCGGCATTTCGCCGATCAGATCGAGGAGGAGCGCATCGTCGCCTGGGATGCGGATGCGCGGGCCGTCCGTGCACGGCGGAGGGTGCGCTTCGGAGCGATTGCTTTGAAGGAGACGCCGCTGCCGGATCCCGATCCGGATGACGTGCTCCACGCCTTGCTTCAAGGCATTGCACAGGAGGGCTTGCGCGTGCTCCCTTGGTCGAAAGCCGCAGCGCAGTTCCGCGAACGGCTGCAGTTCATGCATAAGCATGAACCTGCAGATTGGCCGGATGCGACGGATCAAGGGTTGTGTTCGACGCTCGCTGAATGGCTTGGGCCCCATAGCTATGGGATGAAGAAGCTGTCGGACCTGAACCAGTTGAATATGATTCAGATTTTGGAATCGATGCTGAGCTGGGAGCAGCGCCGGGAACTCGACGACTGCGCGCCGACGCATATCACTGTTCCGAGCGGATCGCGCATTCCTGTAGATTACAGCACGCCAGAAGCCCCGATTCTTGCTGTTCGTCTGCAAGAGATGTTCGGACTGCAGGATACCCCGCGCATTGCGCACGGGCGTGTTCCGCTTACGCTTCATCTGCTCTCGCCGGCACAACGTCCGGTGCAGGTGACGCGGGATTTGGGCAGCTTTTGGCGGGAAGCATATTTTGAAGTACGCAAAGATTTGAAGGGTCGTTATCCGAAGCATTATTGGCCGGATGATCCATCTGCTGCAATCCCGACGAATCGTGTTCGTCCGCGGACCTAG
- a CDS encoding YojF family protein, giving the protein MKSIEPARIQQLLDQLKGKEVYIHLEMTTGAYAAHRGEAKLAATAFITNATVTYSQGHIAGDGPYRVGLKTAHGWVFAQGLTHWDETETTRLIAAGHDPDGKLVVALQIAQEPFSSHEED; this is encoded by the coding sequence ATGAAATCGATTGAACCAGCACGTATTCAACAGCTGCTCGATCAGTTGAAGGGCAAAGAAGTCTATATCCATTTAGAAATGACGACAGGTGCTTATGCCGCACATCGCGGAGAAGCCAAACTGGCTGCGACAGCGTTCATCACCAATGCTACCGTGACATACAGCCAAGGTCATATCGCAGGTGATGGTCCATACCGCGTAGGGCTCAAGACAGCGCATGGCTGGGTATTCGCCCAAGGACTCACTCATTGGGATGAGACAGAGACGACACGTCTCATCGCGGCAGGCCACGATCCAGACGGGAAGCTCGTAGTTGCGCTGCAAATCGCACAAGAGCCATTCTCAAGCCATGAGGAGGACTGA
- the bshB2 gene encoding bacillithiol biosynthesis deacetylase BshB2: MNPKHILVVLAHPDDEGIIGGTLLQHARQGDTITYICLTLGEMGRNMGNPPFATRVTLPIIRRQELKEACQLIGIQDLREFGLHDKMVEFEDQEAIADRVREVIDEVKPDLIYTFYPGHGVHPDHDACGAITIRAIEKLPADQRPLTRCIAMTPGSYAALGQPDFVNDISEIVDLKIQAIAAHKTQFQLMLGSYGQETRDRHRTERLWVYRF; the protein is encoded by the coding sequence ATGAATCCGAAGCACATATTAGTTGTACTGGCACATCCGGATGATGAAGGGATCATTGGCGGAACGCTCCTGCAGCATGCACGTCAAGGGGATACCATCACCTACATTTGTCTAACACTTGGTGAAATGGGGCGAAATATGGGGAATCCTCCATTCGCGACACGCGTGACGCTTCCGATCATTCGCCGCCAAGAATTGAAAGAAGCTTGTCAGCTCATTGGGATTCAAGACCTTCGTGAGTTTGGACTCCACGATAAAATGGTTGAATTCGAAGATCAAGAGGCTATTGCAGACCGGGTTCGCGAAGTCATTGACGAAGTGAAGCCAGATCTGATCTATACGTTCTATCCAGGGCATGGCGTACATCCAGACCATGACGCATGCGGCGCGATTACGATTCGTGCCATTGAGAAATTGCCCGCCGATCAGCGGCCGTTGACACGCTGCATAGCGATGACACCAGGAAGCTATGCGGCGCTTGGACAACCGGACTTCGTGAATGATATTAGCGAGATCGTGGATCTCAAAATCCAGGCCATCGCGGCGCATAAGACCCAATTCCAGCTGATGCTGGGAAGTTATGGCCAGGAGACAAGAGATCGTCATCGCACAGAGCGTCTATGGGTCTATCGCTTCTAA
- a CDS encoding ABC transporter permease produces the protein MKLRVLIPAFIVLSIISVFVGVKDISLLDLFSLTEDQIHILQVSRIPRLISIILAGVSMSICGLIMQQLSRNKFVSPTTAGTMDSARFGILIAMLLFTSATPLQKMLVAFAFALIGTLLFMRILDRIKFKDTIFIPLVGLMFGNIVSSVATFFAYKYDLIQNMSSWLQGDFSMIIKGHYELLYISIPLMIVAYLFANKFTVAGMGEEFSTNLGLHYKRVVNFGLIIVALSTASVVLTVGMIPFLGLIIPNIVSLYHGDHLKNTLPHTALLGAVFVLFCDILGRIIIYPFEISISLMVGIIGSIIFVYLLMRRKAYGL, from the coding sequence TTGAAATTGAGGGTTCTAATCCCTGCTTTTATCGTGCTCTCGATCATCTCGGTTTTCGTTGGCGTCAAAGACATATCCCTGCTTGATTTGTTCTCGCTTACGGAAGACCAAATACATATTTTGCAGGTCAGCCGGATCCCTAGACTGATCAGTATCATCCTCGCAGGCGTCAGCATGAGCATCTGCGGGCTGATCATGCAGCAGCTCAGCCGGAACAAGTTCGTCTCGCCGACGACGGCGGGTACGATGGATTCAGCGAGGTTCGGTATTCTGATCGCGATGCTGCTCTTTACCTCGGCAACGCCGCTGCAGAAGATGTTGGTCGCTTTTGCCTTCGCGCTCATCGGCACGCTGTTGTTCATGAGAATTCTCGATCGGATTAAGTTCAAAGACACGATCTTCATACCACTCGTCGGGTTAATGTTCGGGAATATCGTCAGCTCTGTCGCAACCTTTTTCGCCTACAAATATGATCTGATACAGAATATGTCTTCTTGGCTTCAAGGGGATTTCTCCATGATTATCAAGGGGCATTATGAATTGCTCTATATCAGTATTCCGCTGATGATCGTCGCCTATCTGTTCGCGAATAAGTTCACGGTGGCAGGTATGGGGGAGGAGTTCTCGACGAATCTGGGTCTTCATTACAAACGCGTCGTGAATTTCGGATTAATCATTGTCGCACTCTCGACCGCTTCCGTCGTGTTAACCGTCGGGATGATTCCGTTCCTTGGACTCATTATTCCGAACATCGTCAGCCTGTATCATGGGGATCATCTGAAGAATACGTTGCCGCACACCGCGTTACTTGGCGCTGTATTCGTCTTGTTTTGCGATATATTGGGTCGGATTATCATTTATCCGTTCGAGATATCGATCAGTCTTATGGTTGGGATTATCGGGAGTATCATTTTCGTGTATTTATTGATGAGGAGAAAGGCATATGGCTTATAA
- a CDS encoding iron chelate uptake ABC transporter family permease subunit translates to MAYKRKTIWLAVFALALIATFMLINVGSNWGYVIPRRVTKVLAIVLTGSAIAFSTVVFQSITNNRILTPSILGLDSLYMLIQTSVIFLLGSSALTMVSKNMHFIITVLMMVLFSGVLYKFMFRRDQQNIYFLLLIGIIIGTLFQSLTTFMEVMIDPNEFMIVQDRMFASFNNINTDVLLIAGVLIVAVTLYFLKFMKYLDVISLGRDQAVNLGVPYDYVVKRLLIIVAILISISTALVGPITFLGLLVVNVTYQFLRTYRHSYLIGGSMLIAIIALVGGQLIVERVFTFSTTISVIINFIGGVYFIYLLLKENKSW, encoded by the coding sequence ATGGCTTATAAACGGAAGACGATTTGGCTCGCGGTGTTCGCGCTTGCGCTGATTGCGACATTCATGTTGATCAACGTCGGCAGCAACTGGGGGTACGTCATTCCTCGGCGTGTGACGAAGGTATTAGCAATAGTGCTGACCGGGAGCGCAATTGCGTTCTCGACTGTGGTGTTCCAGAGCATTACGAATAACCGGATCTTAACGCCTAGCATTCTCGGCTTGGATTCGCTCTATATGTTGATTCAGACCTCCGTTATTTTTCTGTTAGGTTCATCGGCCCTTACGATGGTGAGTAAGAACATGCATTTTATCATTACCGTCTTGATGATGGTGCTGTTCTCCGGAGTGCTCTATAAATTCATGTTCCGCCGTGATCAGCAAAATATCTATTTCCTATTGCTCATCGGGATCATCATCGGGACGTTATTCCAGAGCTTGACGACATTTATGGAAGTGATGATTGATCCGAATGAATTCATGATTGTGCAGGACCGCATGTTCGCGAGCTTCAACAACATTAATACGGACGTGCTCTTGATCGCAGGGGTCTTGATTGTGGCGGTCACGCTCTATTTCCTCAAGTTCATGAAGTATCTGGATGTGATCTCGCTTGGTAGGGACCAAGCTGTGAATCTCGGGGTTCCTTATGATTATGTTGTAAAAAGGCTATTGATTATCGTTGCCATTCTCATATCGATCTCGACCGCTCTTGTGGGTCCGATTACATTCCTCGGTCTGCTGGTCGTGAATGTGACGTATCAATTTTTGCGAACGTATCGTCACAGCTACTTAATCGGTGGATCCATGCTGATTGCAATCATTGCGCTCGTCGGCGGACAACTGATCGTGGAACGTGTCTTCACGTTTTCGACCACGATTAGCGTCATTATTAATTTTATCGGCGGTGTGTATTTCATCTATCTGCTGCTAAAGGAGAATAAATCGTGGTAG